AGCGTGGCCATACAGGAGTCCCACCGCACCGGCCGGACGACCTGTTCGATCAGGCGGTGCAGTATCTCGTCACCATCGGTGACCGCCGCGCCGTCGGCGTTCGACAGCATGGCACGTCCGGCGTTGGAGATGGAGAGCTTGTCCGCGTGCACCCGCAGCGCCTCGCGCGCGGGAGCCATGAACTCGGTGTGGAACGCGCCGGCCACTGCCAACGGCCGTATCCGGCTGTTCTCCGGGGGGTTTTCCGCCAGCTCAGCCAGGGCCTCCTCGCGGCCCGCGGCCACGATCTGCCCCGCCCCGTTCCGGTTGGCCGGACGAAGCCCGAGCTGTTCCAGCCGGTCCAGCACCTCGTCCTGCTCACCGCCCAGCACCGCCGACATCGACGTGGATTCCGCGGCGCAGGCGGCGGCCATCTCCCTGCCGCGTACCGCCGCCAGCGACATCGCGTCCTCGAAACTCAGCACACCGGCGATGGCGGCGGCGGCGAGCTCGCCCACCGAGTGACCGGCGACCGGTGCGTCGAGAGGGAGGTCCGGATGGCGTCGCCACAGCTCTTCGGCCGCGAGCAACGTGTTGGCCACCACGAGTGGTTGGGTTACCGAGGTGTCCTTGATCTCCTCGGCGTCGGCGGTGGTGCCGAGCCGCACGAGATCGAGGCCGGTGGCCTCGGACCACTCGGTCAGGCGTTGCTCGGTTCCGTTCAGTTCCAGCCACGGTTGGAGCATGCCGGGCGCCTGGGCGCCCTGGCCGGGGGCTAGCAGCGCGATCACACCCATCACTGAACACGTCGAAGCCTGGGTGGCGTGATGCTGACATCAACGAAGACAGTGTCGATTTTTTGTGGAAAACCTACAAAGCCTTATCCGCCGATGGTGCCAAGCGGATGCGGTCGCCGTTGTGGATTGTGACCGGTGAGTGACAACCGGATCAATCGTGTGTTCGTCCAGTGGCGAGTGTGCCCCAGCCTACGGCGCTTTCGTCCGCGAACCAACCATCCGCGACCGCCCGCCGCGATGTCTTGCCCCGGCCGTGGGAGGAAACGACATCGGGCGGGCCTCACCGGGTCGGCGCTTCGTTCCGGGGGCTGGGCGCCGGAACTTCGTGCACCGAAGCTCCCGGCCACTCACCGTACCTCTCACGACGTCCCGCGCGACTTGACCAGTCTGCCCACCCCGAGCGCCACCCGCAGGGTGTGCGCCCCGCGGGGGGTGGTCGGGCTGCGCCCGGTCACCTCGGAGATGCGGCGCAGCCGGTAGCGAACCGTGTTGGGGTGCACGTACAGCTTTCGCGCGCAGCTCTCCAGCACCCCGCCGACCTCCAGGTAGGTGTCCAGCGTCTCCAGCAGCGTGCCGCCCGCCTCGTTCAGCGGTAACACGATCGTGTCGACCAGCAGTCGTTCCGCCTCGGGATCACCGGCCAGCGCCCGTTCCGGGAGCAGGTCCTCCGAAGCGACCGGCCGGGGGGCCTCCGGCCAGGCGACCACGGCGCGCAGGCCCGACATGGCGTCGGCCGCGGAGCGGTGGGCCTCGGCGAGGCTGGGCACCGTCGGGCCGATGACCACCGGCCCCTCTTCG
The nucleotide sequence above comes from Actinopolyspora erythraea. Encoded proteins:
- a CDS encoding acyltransferase domain-containing protein, yielding MIALLAPGQGAQAPGMLQPWLELNGTEQRLTEWSEATGLDLVRLGTTADAEEIKDTSVTQPLVVANTLLAAEELWRRHPDLPLDAPVAGHSVGELAAAAIAGVLSFEDAMSLAAVRGREMAAACAAESTSMSAVLGGEQDEVLDRLEQLGLRPANRNGAGQIVAAGREEALAELAENPPENSRIRPLAVAGAFHTEFMAPAREALRVHADKLSISNAGRAMLSNADGAAVTDGDEILHRLIEQVVRPVRWDSCMATLGELGVTATIEFPPAGTLSGMIRRDLKGTKTVPLKSPADLDKVAEVLAEHGRADSGSDS